The following coding sequences lie in one uncultured Mailhella sp. genomic window:
- a CDS encoding autotransporter outer membrane beta-barrel domain-containing protein: MRRERVRLTPLAGSARKALPILLAAALLAAPGVAGATNSGGKWDNLDGDPWYVGNGGGSNGNITINEPTWYASGGLIKSTSVNDVTLSNNTVTVLDGADGNGVYGATIDCYVPGTVTMEGNRVFIKGGNYNSVDGALVTPYTIYQNTPILKDNHVVIEGGSFNDMTTIAGAGGWTNAQSDLTTATGNSLTINAGTFGDGWYDFCGAWLVNSRSTSVNGNSVTITGGTSASDVMISGGFVNRITFDGEESTPGHFTANDNVVDLGNVTLDDVLIRGGGISISSDDSGSATGNKVILREGLTLTGNSYLYGGYSDSTGNANLDVRTGNTLEVRTFGLTATNVYNFENYHFILPGSIKAGNTVLTLTDKAGTDISGARVGVAVAGGSAPLAVGDSVTLLKNDNGLISEGYTQTTLTGTQGVSLAYDFTLTDTPTELIATVGTISEEPGGGDEPGGDDEPGGDDEPGGDDEPGGGSPVRVLPQTKALAEGYLAGSLLIREGGDLIADRGMAYALRAARGTGEYTFAPFGTISGGWSRYDTGSHIDVSSFHLLAGLAKGADLAPGRFTAGLFFEYGNGSYDTWNSFSNAATVKGDGDAWYAGGGLLARMDFAETGPGHFYAEASARLGVLNNDYDNDDMRDAFGRRASYDSDSAYYGLHVGAGYVWNFGDKADLDLYARYLWTRQDSDSLHLSTGERMHFDSVDSHRLRLGARLACNANEYVRPYIGAAWEYEFDGKAEATTNGFDIDRPDLKGSTGMGELGITLTPSSTIPVSLDLGVQGYVGRREGVSGTLQLQWKF, encoded by the coding sequence ATGCGAAGAGAGAGAGTTAGGCTGACGCCTCTGGCAGGCAGTGCGCGAAAAGCCCTGCCCATTCTGCTTGCTGCCGCGCTGCTGGCCGCACCCGGTGTGGCGGGGGCCACCAATTCGGGCGGGAAGTGGGATAATCTGGACGGCGATCCCTGGTATGTTGGAAACGGGGGCGGCAGTAACGGCAATATTACCATCAATGAACCGACCTGGTATGCCTCCGGAGGACTCATCAAGAGCACTTCCGTAAATGATGTGACCCTGTCCAACAACACCGTCACAGTGCTGGACGGAGCCGATGGGAATGGTGTCTATGGCGCAACCATAGACTGCTACGTACCAGGAACTGTGACCATGGAAGGCAACAGGGTGTTCATCAAGGGCGGCAATTACAACTCGGTGGATGGAGCCCTCGTAACCCCTTACACTATTTACCAAAATACTCCCATCCTGAAGGATAACCACGTTGTCATAGAGGGCGGCAGTTTCAATGATATGACTACTATAGCGGGGGCAGGCGGCTGGACAAATGCACAGTCGGATCTAACGACAGCCACGGGGAACAGCCTGACCATCAACGCCGGTACGTTTGGAGACGGGTGGTATGACTTTTGCGGAGCCTGGCTGGTAAATTCAAGGAGCACTTCTGTCAACGGCAATTCCGTGACCATTACCGGCGGTACCTCTGCCTCTGACGTCATGATCTCAGGCGGCTTCGTCAACCGCATAACTTTTGATGGTGAGGAAAGTACACCCGGTCATTTTACGGCCAACGATAACGTGGTGGATTTGGGCAACGTCACCCTGGACGACGTCCTTATCAGAGGCGGGGGTATCTCCATCTCCTCCGACGACTCGGGTAGCGCCACGGGCAACAAGGTTATCCTGCGGGAAGGCCTTACGCTGACAGGCAATTCCTACCTGTACGGCGGCTACAGTGATAGTACAGGCAACGCCAACCTGGATGTACGCACGGGCAACACGCTGGAAGTGCGGACCTTCGGCCTCACCGCAACCAATGTGTATAATTTTGAGAATTATCACTTCATTCTGCCCGGCAGCATCAAGGCCGGCAATACCGTACTGACCCTGACGGACAAGGCCGGCACGGACATTTCGGGCGCCAGGGTGGGCGTGGCCGTGGCAGGCGGAAGCGCGCCTCTTGCGGTGGGCGACAGCGTCACCCTGCTCAAAAACGACAACGGCCTGATAAGTGAAGGCTACACGCAGACCACCCTCACCGGCACGCAGGGTGTGTCGCTGGCATACGACTTTACGCTTACCGACACGCCCACAGAGCTCATCGCCACCGTAGGGACCATATCTGAAGAGCCCGGCGGCGGCGATGAACCCGGCGGAGACGATGAACCCGGCGGAGACGATGAACCCGGCGGAGACGATGAGCCCGGCGGAGGCAGCCCGGTGCGCGTCCTGCCCCAGACTAAGGCCCTTGCGGAAGGCTACCTTGCCGGTTCCCTGCTTATCCGGGAGGGCGGCGACCTCATTGCCGACCGCGGCATGGCTTACGCCCTGCGCGCCGCCCGCGGAACGGGCGAGTACACCTTTGCTCCCTTCGGCACGATTTCCGGCGGCTGGTCCCGCTACGACACAGGCTCCCACATCGACGTAAGCAGCTTCCACCTGCTCGCCGGCCTTGCCAAGGGCGCGGATCTGGCTCCCGGCCGCTTTACTGCCGGTCTGTTCTTCGAATACGGCAACGGCTCCTACGACACCTGGAATTCCTTCTCCAACGCGGCCACGGTCAAGGGCGACGGCGACGCCTGGTACGCGGGCGGCGGCCTTCTGGCCCGCATGGACTTTGCCGAAACTGGTCCCGGCCACTTCTATGCCGAAGCAAGCGCACGCCTCGGCGTATTGAACAACGACTACGACAACGACGACATGCGCGACGCCTTCGGCCGCAGAGCCTCCTACGACAGCGACAGCGCCTATTACGGCCTGCATGTGGGCGCAGGCTATGTCTGGAACTTCGGCGACAAGGCGGACCTCGACCTTTACGCCCGCTACCTGTGGACCCGTCAGGACAGCGACAGCCTGCACCTTTCCACCGGCGAACGCATGCACTTCGACAGCGTGGACTCCCACCGTCTGCGCCTCGGCGCCCGCCTTGCCTGTAACGCCAACGAGTACGTGCGCCCCTACATCGGCGCGGCATGGGAATATGAGTTCGACGGCAAGGCCGAAGCCACCACCAACGGTTTCGACATCGACAGGCCGGACCTCAAGGGCAGCACCGGCATGGGCGAACTCGGCATAACCCTCACCCCCTCATCCACCATTCCCGTCAGCCTCGACCTCGGCGTGCAGGGCTATGTGGGCAGGCGTGAGGGCGTTTCCGGTACCCTTCAGCTTCAGTGGAAGTTCTAG
- a CDS encoding autotransporter outer membrane beta-barrel domain-containing protein, producing MTNNHVVINGGRLALNDNAIAGAGGATDAQSDTPSTVTGNSLTINDGTFGRKSKFYGAWLTNSRGTSVNDNSVFIKGGTFNDHSAYFNTIAGGRAIRSGSGSETDTFTASNNVVDLDNVTLVSPRIYGGYIGNLTSTNSGSATNNTVILRENLKLTGYGYLYGGYSDSTGNANLDVRTGNTLEVRTVGLTAKNVYNFENYHFILPSTVRANDIVLTLTDSDGTDISGAKVGVAVAGGSAPLKVGDSVTLLRNRYGLETKGYTQTSLTGTQGVSLAYDFTLATVDDPKTTLTTDLVATVGTISDEPGGDEPGGDEPGGDEPGGDEPGGDSPVHVLPQTKALSEAYLAGSLLIRQGGDFIADRGMAYALRAASATGEYGFAPFGTISGGWSRYDTGSHIDVSSLNLLAGLAKGADLAPGRFTAGVFFEYGNGSYDTWNSFSNAASIKGDGDTWYAGGGLLARMDFAETGPGHFYAEASARLGVLNNDYDNDDMRDAFGRRASYDSDSAYYGLHVGAGYVWNLSDKADLDLYARYLWTHQDSDSLHLSTGERLHFDSVDSHRLRLGARFAYTANEYVRPYIGAAWEQEFDGEARATTNGFDIDRPDLEGSTGMGELGITLTPSSTIPVSLDLGVQGYVGKREGVSGTIQLQWKF from the coding sequence ATGACCAATAACCACGTGGTCATCAATGGCGGCAGACTCGCTCTTAATGATAATGCGATAGCCGGGGCAGGCGGCGCGACAGATGCCCAGTCGGATACACCATCGACGGTCACGGGGAACAGCCTGACCATCAACGACGGTACGTTTGGAAGAAAGAGTAAATTTTACGGAGCCTGGCTGACAAATTCAAGGGGCACTTCTGTCAACGACAATTCCGTGTTCATCAAGGGCGGTACCTTTAATGACCACAGTGCCTATTTCAACACTATCGCAGGCGGCAGAGCCATCCGATCAGGTAGCGGAAGTGAAACCGATACGTTTACGGCCAGCAACAACGTGGTGGATTTGGACAACGTTACCCTGGTCAGCCCCCGTATCTATGGCGGGTACATCGGCAACCTAACCTCCACCAACTCGGGCAGCGCCACGAACAACACGGTTATCCTGCGGGAAAACCTTAAGCTGACAGGCTATGGTTATCTGTACGGCGGCTACAGTGATAGTACAGGCAACGCCAACCTGGATGTACGCACGGGCAACACGCTGGAAGTGCGGACCGTTGGCCTCACCGCCAAAAATGTGTATAATTTTGAGAACTATCACTTCATCTTGCCCAGCACCGTCAGGGCCAACGACATCGTACTGACCCTGACGGATTCAGACGGCACAGACATTTCCGGTGCCAAGGTAGGCGTGGCCGTGGCAGGCGGAAGCGCGCCTCTTAAAGTGGGCGACAGCGTCACCCTGCTCAGAAACCGCTACGGCCTGGAAACTAAAGGCTACACGCAGACTTCCCTCACCGGCACACAGGGCGTGTCGCTGGCATACGACTTTACGCTGGCCACCGTTGACGACCCGAAGACAACGCTCACCACAGATCTCGTCGCCACCGTAGGAACCATATCTGATGAACCCGGCGGCGACGAGCCCGGCGGCGATGAACCCGGCGGCGATGAACCCGGCGGCGACGAGCCCGGCGGGGACAGCCCGGTGCACGTTCTGCCCCAGACCAAGGCTTTGTCGGAAGCCTACCTTGCCGGTTCGCTGCTTATCCGGCAGGGCGGCGACTTCATTGCCGACCGCGGCATGGCTTACGCTCTGCGCGCTGCCAGCGCAACGGGCGAGTACGGCTTTGCTCCCTTCGGCACGATTTCCGGCGGCTGGTCCCGCTACGACACCGGCTCCCACATCGACGTAAGCAGCCTCAACCTGCTCGCCGGCCTTGCCAAGGGCGCGGATCTGGCTCCCGGCCGCTTCACCGCCGGGGTGTTCTTTGAATACGGCAACGGTTCCTATGACACTTGGAATTCCTTCTCCAACGCGGCTTCAATCAAGGGCGACGGCGACACCTGGTACGCGGGCGGCGGTCTTCTGGCCCGCATGGACTTTGCTGAAACAGGCCCCGGCCACTTCTATGCCGAAGCCAGCGCACGCCTCGGCGTATTGAACAACGACTACGACAACGACGACATGCGCGACGCCTTTGGCCGCAGGGCCTCCTACGACAGCGACAGCGCCTATTACGGCCTGCATGTGGGCGCGGGCTATGTCTGGAACCTCAGCGACAAGGCGGATCTTGACCTGTATGCCAGGTACCTGTGGACCCATCAGGACAGCGACAGCCTGCACCTTTCCACCGGCGAACGCCTGCACTTTGACAGTGTGGACTCCCACCGCCTGCGCCTTGGCGCCCGCTTTGCCTATACTGCCAACGAGTATGTGCGCCCCTACATCGGCGCAGCCTGGGAACAGGAGTTCGACGGCGAAGCCAGAGCCACCACCAACGGATTTGACATTGACAGGCCGGACCTCGAAGGCAGCACCGGCATGGGCGAACTGGGCATCACCCTTACCCCCTCATCCACCATTCCCGTCAGCCTTGACCTTGGCGTACAGGGCTATGTGGGCAAGCGTGAGGGCGTTTCCGGAACCATCCAGCTTCAGTGGAAGTTCTAG
- a CDS encoding DNA-primase RepB domain-containing protein: MIVKKVRREIVDKPKTWQIGDLVDYIRFPHNKNPQEKVAHAGSRNFLTSTHNGQKMEMIALAEESVHSKMPVQHWIFSWQEGEQPTREQVDEAVDIFLGHMGLTGHQTVYGLHYDTDNYHLHIAVNRMNEETGKVVQPHKGFDIDAAHRILALIEHGQGWKPQEKARYVVLENGELARRKSGREIKPRQAALDVEHATGEKSAQRIAQERGHDIIRDADSWEDMHRKLAEVGLRFEKKGSGAVIFVGDIAVKASSVDRAFSMKKLCRKWGEFTEGNYTKEQEALPPEPVSSVNLEEWKLYQQEFEEEKEARNDEAITPVDSLRKRQREQRRKSLALLAQYGVPVLNIARHCLKIQQREERRFLRGTGKKVRRHKPRFEAWLRAKGLHRQAGLWRYRSAWEKTRHTPPPVPDRGRESMREMENFRRYAAAVGADRYRVTCIAMETNGNKKTFILDKEGGVTRGFTPEELVLRIPEMLRLQRRGENIYYTPLSEEKHHVLIDDMTTESLVRLQRDGYRPAVILESSPGNFQCLLTVAKLGSRFDRDVGNRLTERLNREYGDKKLCGCIHPHRAPGFENRKPKHRREDGSFPEVKLLVAEKRECRKALELARQIAGECEAAAESRKRCPVLHQGGRPSGDAVTAYHAHLEDIRRHLTIEDYSRVDAMIALRLRATGHSRDAVMEAVRQCAPSIRETPARRDWQRYAERTANYAFGTAGDVELAKYETYRELWRRVEERAGMQQKSALHTRMR, encoded by the coding sequence ATGATAGTGAAGAAAGTCAGACGGGAAATCGTCGATAAGCCGAAGACGTGGCAGATCGGGGACCTGGTGGATTACATCCGCTTTCCTCACAACAAGAATCCGCAGGAAAAGGTCGCCCATGCGGGCAGCAGGAATTTCCTGACTTCCACGCATAACGGCCAGAAGATGGAAATGATCGCTCTGGCCGAAGAGTCGGTTCACAGCAAAATGCCGGTGCAGCACTGGATTTTTTCATGGCAGGAGGGGGAGCAGCCCACGAGGGAACAGGTGGATGAGGCTGTGGATATTTTTCTGGGACATATGGGGCTGACCGGGCATCAGACCGTGTACGGTCTGCATTATGATACCGATAACTACCATCTTCACATTGCGGTGAACCGCATGAATGAGGAAACGGGAAAAGTCGTTCAGCCGCACAAAGGATTTGATATTGATGCGGCGCACAGGATTCTTGCGCTCATTGAACACGGACAGGGATGGAAACCGCAGGAAAAAGCCCGGTATGTCGTGCTGGAAAACGGTGAACTGGCCCGGAGAAAGAGCGGCAGGGAAATAAAACCTCGACAGGCCGCCCTGGACGTTGAACACGCCACGGGAGAGAAGTCTGCCCAGCGTATCGCACAGGAGCGGGGGCATGACATCATACGGGATGCAGACTCATGGGAAGACATGCACCGGAAGCTGGCAGAAGTCGGTCTCCGTTTTGAGAAAAAAGGGTCCGGCGCGGTCATTTTTGTGGGAGACATTGCCGTGAAGGCTTCTTCCGTGGACCGGGCTTTCAGCATGAAAAAACTTTGCAGAAAATGGGGAGAGTTCACGGAAGGAAACTATACGAAGGAGCAAGAAGCATTGCCGCCGGAGCCGGTGAGTTCGGTAAACCTGGAAGAATGGAAACTCTATCAGCAGGAATTTGAGGAAGAAAAAGAGGCACGAAACGACGAGGCAATAACGCCGGTCGACTCCCTGCGAAAGCGGCAGAGAGAACAGCGTCGGAAGAGTCTTGCCCTGCTGGCGCAATACGGCGTGCCGGTACTGAATATTGCCCGTCATTGTCTGAAAATACAGCAGAGGGAAGAGCGACGTTTCCTGCGGGGCACGGGGAAAAAGGTCAGGCGGCATAAACCCCGGTTTGAGGCATGGCTGCGGGCAAAAGGACTGCATCGTCAGGCAGGACTCTGGAGGTATCGTTCCGCCTGGGAAAAGACAAGACACACCCCGCCGCCGGTGCCGGACAGAGGAAGAGAATCCATGCGGGAAATGGAGAATTTCAGGCGTTATGCCGCAGCCGTCGGAGCGGACAGGTATCGAGTGACCTGCATCGCCATGGAGACAAACGGGAATAAAAAGACCTTCATTCTCGACAAGGAAGGCGGCGTTACCAGGGGATTTACCCCTGAAGAACTGGTCTTGCGCATACCTGAGATGCTCAGGCTCCAGCGGCGCGGAGAGAATATATATTACACGCCGTTATCCGAGGAAAAACATCATGTGCTTATCGACGACATGACGACGGAAAGTCTGGTCCGGCTGCAAAGGGACGGATACCGGCCTGCGGTCATTCTGGAGAGTTCTCCGGGGAATTTTCAATGCCTTCTGACCGTCGCAAAACTGGGGAGCCGTTTTGACCGGGATGTTGGCAACCGGCTTACGGAACGGCTGAACAGGGAGTATGGAGATAAAAAATTGTGCGGTTGCATCCACCCGCACAGAGCGCCGGGCTTTGAGAATCGAAAACCGAAGCATCGTCGGGAAGACGGTTCCTTCCCGGAGGTGAAACTTCTGGTTGCCGAAAAACGTGAGTGCCGCAAGGCGCTGGAGCTGGCCCGACAGATAGCCGGGGAATGTGAGGCCGCCGCTGAGAGCAGAAAACGATGTCCGGTACTGCATCAGGGAGGCAGACCTTCAGGCGATGCCGTTACCGCCTATCATGCTCACCTGGAGGATATTCGCCGTCACCTGACCATTGAAGACTACTCCCGTGTGGATGCCATGATCGCCCTGCGACTTCGCGCTACCGGCCATAGCCGGGATGCTGTGATGGAGGCTGTCCGGCAATGTGCACCCTCTATCCGGGAGACGCCCGCACGCAGAGACTGGCAGCGATACGCCGAACGCACGGCGAATTACGCTTTCGGCACAGCGGGAGATGTAGAGCTGGCGAAGTATGAAACATACCGGGAGCTGTGGCGACGAGTGGAGGAACGTGCCGGTATGCAGCAAAAGTCTGCACTCCATACACGCATGAGGTAA
- a CDS encoding site-specific integrase, whose product MTIPTALELLMAWGDSYLTHVQRTMSRQTYVEKKLVTKDFFVYCGKKGILDIAEITSARAYEFLSRIKDERGANVANKYRKNLLAAWNWGSDFFEGFPQVAPPFLKVKPFPVKHGERYVPPESDVIKVFQQAEGQDLVMLLTLYFTGGRRSEIFRLTWSDVDLQKEKIRLTDNKSGNGMERVRWLRMHPELVKALKWWRDARPCKVDNVFMQLQNDTFLGQPFTQRIHFMERLCRKAHVKPFGFHAIRHKSAAITFVSSGLNAAQVLMGHYRATTTDRYTKSAGLYTDQSEILSALGGSGIGQVVEDLLKTKIPQEKVS is encoded by the coding sequence ATGACGATCCCCACGGCATTAGAACTGCTTATGGCGTGGGGAGATAGTTACCTTACCCATGTTCAGCGAACCATGAGCCGACAGACCTATGTGGAAAAGAAGCTGGTGACGAAGGACTTTTTCGTCTACTGCGGCAAAAAGGGCATCCTTGACATCGCGGAAATCACTTCGGCAAGAGCCTATGAGTTTCTTTCCAGAATCAAGGATGAGCGCGGGGCGAACGTCGCCAACAAGTACCGCAAGAATCTGCTGGCTGCATGGAACTGGGGTTCCGACTTCTTTGAGGGATTCCCACAGGTGGCACCACCATTTCTGAAGGTGAAGCCATTTCCCGTAAAGCACGGCGAGCGCTATGTTCCACCGGAAAGTGATGTCATCAAGGTGTTTCAGCAGGCGGAAGGGCAGGACCTGGTCATGCTGCTGACCCTGTACTTCACGGGAGGACGCAGAAGCGAAATCTTCCGACTGACGTGGAGTGATGTGGACCTTCAGAAGGAAAAAATCAGGCTGACCGACAACAAGTCGGGTAATGGAATGGAACGAGTGCGCTGGCTCCGAATGCACCCGGAACTGGTCAAGGCGCTCAAGTGGTGGCGGGATGCCCGCCCCTGCAAGGTGGACAATGTGTTCATGCAGCTTCAGAACGACACGTTTCTGGGGCAGCCGTTCACCCAGCGCATTCACTTCATGGAGCGTCTCTGTCGGAAGGCCCATGTGAAGCCCTTCGGTTTTCATGCCATCCGGCATAAGAGTGCAGCCATCACGTTCGTGAGTTCAGGTCTGAATGCCGCCCAGGTTCTCATGGGACATTATCGGGCGACCACCACGGACCGCTATACGAAGAGCGCTGGTCTGTACACGGACCAGAGCGAAATTCTTTCGGCTCTGGGAGGCAGCGGCATCGGGCAGGTGGTGGAAGACCTGCTTAAAACAAAAATTCCTCAAGAGAAGGTCTCCTGA
- a CDS encoding DUF1016 N-terminal domain-containing protein: MSKLDPSFYSQIKEILLSARNKVYAAADFAMVEAYWKSIVEKQGGEARAEYGTKLIAELSAKMTLDFGKDFTVANLQNIRLFYLTFPNFYTMCGKLRWSHYRLLMHVDSRQARQCYLEECAKAGWSVRQLERQIHSFSMNDCYPVRISAKFRRRFRERHQQNNQKISFVIHHFLIGSGIVQSLPERIKRCLDGLRVVDVMVFFKLNEQVGVAFFRLEYSQFKCSSVSRFIFNVCFCLTSQEEDIDLGKAMERNRKNGIRPADAKGRHGTLSMSALLKMAVR, from the coding sequence GTGAGCAAGCTGGATCCTTCCTTTTATAGCCAGATTAAGGAAATTCTGCTTTCAGCCCGGAATAAGGTCTATGCTGCGGCCGATTTTGCCATGGTTGAGGCATATTGGAAAAGCATTGTGGAAAAACAGGGAGGAGAAGCCCGTGCCGAGTACGGCACGAAGCTTATAGCCGAGCTTTCTGCGAAGATGACCCTTGATTTCGGAAAAGACTTCACAGTCGCCAATTTGCAGAATATTCGACTGTTTTATTTGACTTTTCCAAATTTCTACACAATGTGTGGCAAATTGAGATGGAGCCATTACCGGCTGCTTATGCACGTGGACAGCAGGCAAGCCCGTCAATGTTATCTGGAGGAATGTGCAAAAGCCGGATGGAGTGTACGTCAGCTTGAACGGCAGATTCATAGTTTTTCTATGAACGATTGCTATCCAGTCAGAATAAGTGCGAAGTTTCGGCGGAGATTCAGAGAACGGCACCAGCAGAACAACCAGAAGATCTCATTCGTGATCCATCATTTTCTTATAGGTAGCGGCATAGTCCAGAGTCTCCCTGAGCGTATCAAAAGATGTCTGGACGGTTTGCGCGTCGTTGATGTTATGGTCTTTTTCAAACTGAACGAACAGGTCGGCGTTGCCTTCTTCCGGCTGGAATATTCTCAGTTCAAATGTTCCTCCGTCTCTCGTTTCATTTTCAATGTGTGTTTCTGTTTGACTTCACAGGAAGAGGATATCGACTTGGGAAAAGCGATGGAGAGGAACAGGAAAAACGGCATCCGTCCGGCAGATGCAAAGGGCAGGCATGGAACACTCTCCATGTCTGCCCTTTTGAAAATGGCCGTCCGTTAA
- a CDS encoding tetracycline resistance ribosomal protection protein Tet(W) — protein MNIINIGILAHVDAGKTTLTESLLYASGTISEPGSVEKGTTRTDTMFLERQRGITIQTAVTSFQWHSCKVNIVDTPGHMDFLAEVYRSLAVLDGAILVLSAKDGVQAQTRVLFHALRKLNIPTIIFINKIDQVGIDLESVYQSVRDKLSADIIIKQTVSLSSKITLTENTSAEVWDSVIENNDELLAKYIAGESISQKELAQEEQRRVQDASLLPVYHGSAKNGLGIQQLMDAVIGLFQSTKEQGSAALCGRVFKVEYTDCGQRLVYLRLYSGTLRLRDTVALAGREKLKITEMRIPSKGEIVRTDTAHKGEIVILPSDSLRLNDILGDKTQLPREMWSDVPFPMLRTTITPKTAEQRDRLLDALTQIADTDPLLHYEVDSTTHEIILSFLGRMQLEVVSALLTEKYKIETAVKEPTVIYLERPLKVASHTIHIEVPPNPFWASIGLSVTPLPLGSGVKYESRVSLGYLNQSFQNAVMDGIRYGLGQGLCGWNVTDCKICFEYGLYYSPVSTPADFRSLAPIVLEQALKKSGTQLLEPYLSFTLYAPQEYLSRAYHDAPKYCATIETAQIKKDEVVFTGEIPARCIQAYRTDLAFYTNGRSVCLTELKGYQATVGEPIIQPRRPNSRLDKVRHMFSKIP, from the coding sequence ATGAACATTATCAATATCGGGATTCTTGCCCATGTAGATGCGGGCAAGACGACACTGACAGAAAGCCTGCTGTATGCCAGCGGAACCATTTCAGAGCCGGGGAGCGTCGAAAAAGGGACAACGAGAACGGACACTATGTTTTTGGAGCGGCAGCGTGGAATTACCATTCAAACGGCAGTCACTTCTTTCCAGTGGCACAGTTGTAAAGTCAATATTGTGGATACTCCCGGCCACATGGATTTCTTGGCAGAGGTATACCGCTCTCTGGCTGTTTTGGACGGGGCCATCTTGGTGCTCTCCGCTAAAGATGGCGTGCAGGCCCAGACCCGTGTTCTGTTCCATGCCCTACGGAAATTGAACATCCCCACCATTATCTTTATCAACAAGATCGACCAGGTTGGCATTGATTTGGAGAGCGTATATCAGTCTGTTCGGGATAAGCTCTCCGCTGATATTATCATCAAGCAGACAGTGTCGCTGTCCTCGAAAATAACTCTGACAGAAAACACTAGTGCAGAGGTGTGGGATTCGGTCATCGAAAATAACGATGAGTTATTGGCAAAGTATATCGCAGGAGAATCAATCAGTCAGAAAGAACTTGCGCAAGAAGAACAGCGGCGAGTTCAAGACGCCTCCCTGCTCCCGGTCTATCATGGTAGCGCCAAAAACGGCCTTGGCATTCAACAGTTGATGGATGCGGTGATAGGGCTGTTCCAATCGACCAAGGAACAGGGGAGCGCCGCCCTGTGCGGTAGAGTTTTTAAGGTGGAGTATACAGATTGCGGCCAGAGGCTTGTCTATCTGCGGCTATACAGCGGAACGCTGCGTCTGCGGGATACGGTGGCCCTAGCCGGGAGAGAAAAGCTGAAAATCACAGAGATGCGTATTCCATCCAAAGGGGAGATTGTTCGGACAGATACCGCCCATAAGGGCGAAATTGTCATCCTTCCCAGCGACAGCTTGAGATTAAACGATATATTGGGGGACAAAACCCAACTTCCTCGTGAAATGTGGAGTGATGTTCCCTTCCCTATGCTGCGGACGACGATTACGCCAAAAACGGCAGAGCAAAGAGACCGGTTGCTGGACGCTCTTACGCAAATTGCGGATACTGACCCGCTTTTGCACTACGAGGTGGATTCCACCACCCATGAGATCATTCTTTCTTTTTTGGGTCGGATGCAGTTGGAGGTTGTTTCCGCTTTGCTGACGGAAAAATACAAGATTGAAACAGCAGTGAAGGAACCCACCGTCATTTATTTAGAGCGGCCGCTCAAAGTGGCCAGTCACACCATCCATATCGAGGTGCCGCCTAACCCGTTTTGGGCATCTATCGGACTGTCTGTTACACCGCTCCCGCTTGGCTCCGGTGTAAAATACGAGAGCCGGGTTTCCCTGGGATACCTGAACCAGAGTTTTCAAAACGCTGTCATGGATGGTATCCGTTACGGTTTGGGGCAAGGCTTGTGTGGCTGGAACGTAACGGACTGTAAGATTTGCTTTGAATACGGACTTTACTATAGCCCGGTCAGTACGCCGGCGGACTTCCGCTCATTGGCCCCGATTGTATTGGAACAGGCATTGAAGAAATCTGGGACGCAGTTGCTGGAACCTTATCTCTCCTTCACCCTCTATGCGCCCCAGGAATACCTTTCCAGGGCTTATCATGATGCGCCGAAATACTGTGCCACCATCGAAACGGCCCAGATAAAAAAGGATGAAGTTGTCTTTACTGGCGAGATTCCCGCCCGTTGCATACAGGCATACCGTACTGATTTGGCCTTTTACACCAACGGGCGGAGTGTGTGCCTGACGGAACTGAAAGGGTATCAGGCCACTGTCGGCGAGCCAATCATCCAGCCCCGTCGTCCAAACAGCCGTTTGGATAAGGTGCGCCATATGTTCAGTAAGATTCCTTGA